The Halotia branconii CENA392 region GAGGAGCTACTATCATCTTTGGGCAAGGTAGAAGCCAACAAGGAAGTGATAGATGAAGCTCGACAGGTAGATGTTTTGTTTTCACCAGTGCTAACAACTCCAGCGCAAGCACCAAATCTAGGGTTATTGGGCAGAATTGCCTTGCTGAATACAGCTTTACTGGAGCCGTTTCGCAATCAACCCAGTAAAACAGAAATACGGAACTGCCTTACAAAGCTGTTTGCCGTAATCGCAGACTCGCAACGTAAAGCCAAAAGAGAAGATACAACCATAGCAGAGAATAATTTAGCGCGGCTATGGATTTTGTCACCGTCAGCTTCAGAAAATCTGCTAGCAGGTTTTGGCGCTAAACTGGACTTAGAAACTTGGCTGCCTGGGGTGTATTTTCTACCCTTATCTTTTAGAGCAGCGATAATGGCAATCAACGAGTTACCTATTACGGATGAAACTCTTTGGTTTAGGTTGTTAGGGCGAGGGGCTGTTCAACAGCAAGCAGTTAGGGAATTGGTTGCGCTTCCATCGGAGAATGTTGTACGCCGTAATGTTCTAGAAATAATTTACAGGTGGCGCATCAGTGTAATGATGCAGCAAGAGTTAACTGAAGATGAACAGGAGTTAATTATGAGCTTAACAGACGCTTACCAGGAAGCCAGGGCTGCTGCTGTACTTGAAGGAGTACAACAAGAACGCCGCCAAGTTGTAGAAAATTTGTTGAGATATCGGTTTGGTTCTGTAGATGGGGAACTAACAAGAGTTGTTGATAGTTTATTACAGCTACCTCCAGAAGAGTTTACGTCTTTGTGTTTGCAATTATCTCGTGAGGAACTGTTAGATAGATTTTGAAACACGGGGCGATAGAAGTAATCTCTATACTCAGCCTTCCAGAAATCCGACAGTAGATAAAAAGTATTTTGTATTACAATTGTTGTCTTTAGACTTGGAAATATCATAAATTCCAATTACGGCGGAAATGGAAAAAGCCTTCTAAAAAGTCTTGCAAAGCAATTTTGTTATTTAATTTGTAGTTACTCCACTCTCTGGCAGCTTGTTCGAGAATTTCTGAAAAGCTGGGATAGACAGAAGCTAAATTTGCTAAATGTTTTACTGAAATTTTTTGAGACATAGCAAAAGCAATCAAATTTATTAACTCTCCGGCTTCTGCACCTAATATAGAAGCCCCCAAAATTTCCCCATTTTTTAATACTATTAATTTGCAAATACCTGTGGTTTCATCCCGCAGTTGGGCTGCTGCTACTGATTTATAATATTGCCGTAAAATTAAAACTTGATCTCGCTTAAATTGGCGTTTTGCTTGCGCCTCTGTCAAACCTACTTCTGCTAACATGGGGTGAGGAAATATCGCCCAAGGAATACACCGATAATTGACTTGGAACCTGGGAAAAAATAGGGCATTTTTCAAGGCGATTCTGGCTTCATAATTAGCGACATTAACAAAATCATAACCACCAATAACATCGCCACAAGCATAAATTCGGCGGTTGGTGGTTTGCAATTTATTGTTGACAACCAAGCGATGTCGCCGCCATTTTACTCCTACCGCAGCTAAATTGAGAAATTCTACATTGGGCTGTTGTCCAGTTGCTACTAAAATTTCATCAGCTTCAATTGCCTTATCTCCTGCTTGAATCCACTTTTTATGCTCAATTCGCATCACTTGAGTTACTACAGTTTGGGTGAGGAGGCGCACACCATCAACTTCTAATTGCGCTTGAAGTAGCAGGGCTATCTCTGGATCAGCATAAGGCAAAATATGGAGAGATTCGACTACCAGCGTTACTTTACAATCCAATCGCGCTAAGATTTGGGCTATTTCAATGCTTTGGGGAACACCACCAATAATCACCCAATTTTTGGGCAGTGTTGGTTCTTTCAAAGACTGCCAAATATTAGATAGAGTCAAGTAACCAGTGGTTGACAATCCTGCAATATCTGGAATTGCTGAACGAGAACCACTCGCGAGTAAATAAGTTCTGGCTTTGAGTAGACGGTCATTAACGGTAAATGCCAGATGGGGTGAAGATTGAAATTGACCACTGCCAAAAATTACATCAACTCCTAGCGCCGCTAAGGTAGCAGGAGAACTTTGTTGTTGAATATTTGAAACGACGCTGCGCGTATACAGCATAGCTTCTTGCCATGCTATGGAAGTCTGTGTGGCATGAATACCAAAATCCGTTGCATGATTAAGACTTTGTGCGAGTTTGCCAATTTCGCTCATGGCGTGGTGATGAAGAAACCTGCTATTTATGGGAGGTTCTACTAAAGCAACTGTGGCATGTAGTTGGGTGGCAACTAAAGCAGCGTAACGTCCGGCTAGACTACCGCCAATAATCACGACATCGTAATCAATAGTCATATTAGTCAATGGTCAGTAGTCAGTGGTCAGTGGTCAGTTAGTGTAGGTTGGGTTGACGTAAGGAAACCCAACACCTTTATCAATGTTGGGTTTTGCTGCGCTCAACCCAACCTACAATCTACAATCTGACAAAAAATTCAGAACTTAACACTTAGCAATGAGTGTAGCGCTGTTAGTAAGCGCTGGTTATCAAAATCGGAACGTACAGCAATCCTAAAAAAGCGATCGCCTAGTTCTTTAAAACTCAGGCAATCGCGGATTAAAATTCGCTCATGCTGGAGTAATTGTCGCTGTAACTGCAAACTTGACTGTTGTGACTCAATCAGTAAGAAGTTAGCAGCACTTGGTTGGGGTTGCAATCCTGGAAGTGAGGCTAAACCCGCAAACAGTTGATTTCGTGCAGGTGGTAGCCATTTCCAGGTTTGTTGTTGGAATTTTTGATCTTGGATGGCAGCAATTGCTGCTGCTGCCGCTAGGGTGTTTACAGGCCAGGGATCACGCCATAGTTGCCATTTAGTAAGGCGTTTGGGGTTAGCGATCGCATATCCTAATCTCAGTCCAGGGAGACTGTAAAATTTGGTTAGCGATCGCAATACCACTAAGTTCTCATATTCCTGCACCATCGAAATCAAGCTTTGTTCCTGATTGGGGTGCAAAAAATCCATAAATGCTTCATCCACCACCACCAAAGCAAACTGTTTCAAATAAGGCAAAATAGCTTGCCGCGAAAACAGCTTTCCGGTTGGGTTATGGGGATTATTCAGAAGTAGTCCTTTGTCCTTGGTGTTTTGTCCTTTATTAAATGACAAATCATCGTTATCCCCTAAATTTAAGGGAAACTCCAGTACTTTAGCGTTGTACGCTGCTAGGGTACGGTAATAATCGCCAAAGGCTGGAGTAATTAACGCTGTTGCGGCTAGTTCTACTAATTCCCTACCTGCGAGAGTGAGTAACTCTGCTGAACCATTTCCAGGCAGAATCCACTCTGGCGGTAATTGATGGAAGTGACTGAGAGCAAGTCTCAGTTCACTATAATCTGGGTCTGGATAGTGCCTGAGATTGTCGATTTGGGACGTAATAGCAGCGATGGCGCTATTTGGTGGTCCCAAAGGACTGATGCTGGCAGAAAAATCCAGAATAGCGTCAGGGGGACAGCCAGCCAGTGCTGCTGCCCAAGCTAAATTTCCCCCATGAGCTGGTTGCCGCATCAAAAAAATGTTTCCAAAAACAGAACCTATGATTTTGGGGGTGCGACTCTTTCTCTAAAGAGCTTACCAGCGGAAAAAGCAGGAACCTTAGTTGCTGGAATTTCCATCTTTTCATTGGTTTTGGGGTTACGACCTTCACGAGCTTTGCGTTCCCGTGATTCAAAGGAACCGAATCCTACTAGCG contains the following coding sequences:
- a CDS encoding dihydrolipoyl dehydrogenase family protein → MTIDYDVVIIGGSLAGRYAALVATQLHATVALVEPPINSRFLHHHAMSEIGKLAQSLNHATDFGIHATQTSIAWQEAMLYTRSVVSNIQQQSSPATLAALGVDVIFGSGQFQSSPHLAFTVNDRLLKARTYLLASGSRSAIPDIAGLSTTGYLTLSNIWQSLKEPTLPKNWVIIGGVPQSIEIAQILARLDCKVTLVVESLHILPYADPEIALLLQAQLEVDGVRLLTQTVVTQVMRIEHKKWIQAGDKAIEADEILVATGQQPNVEFLNLAAVGVKWRRHRLVVNNKLQTTNRRIYACGDVIGGYDFVNVANYEARIALKNALFFPRFQVNYRCIPWAIFPHPMLAEVGLTEAQAKRQFKRDQVLILRQYYKSVAAAQLRDETTGICKLIVLKNGEILGASILGAEAGELINLIAFAMSQKISVKHLANLASVYPSFSEILEQAAREWSNYKLNNKIALQDFLEGFFHFRRNWNL
- the cobD gene encoding threonine-phosphate decarboxylase CobD: MRQPAHGGNLAWAAALAGCPPDAILDFSASISPLGPPNSAIAAITSQIDNLRHYPDPDYSELRLALSHFHQLPPEWILPGNGSAELLTLAGRELVELAATALITPAFGDYYRTLAAYNAKVLEFPLNLGDNDDLSFNKGQNTKDKGLLLNNPHNPTGKLFSRQAILPYLKQFALVVVDEAFMDFLHPNQEQSLISMVQEYENLVVLRSLTKFYSLPGLRLGYAIANPKRLTKWQLWRDPWPVNTLAAAAAIAAIQDQKFQQQTWKWLPPARNQLFAGLASLPGLQPQPSAANFLLIESQQSSLQLQRQLLQHERILIRDCLSFKELGDRFFRIAVRSDFDNQRLLTALHSLLSVKF
- a CDS encoding HU family DNA-binding protein — encoded protein: MNKGELVDAVAEKASVTKKQADAVLSAALETIVEAVSSGDKVTLVGFGSFESRERKAREGRNPKTNEKMEIPATKVPAFSAGKLFRERVAPPKS